One window of the Capnocytophaga haemolytica genome contains the following:
- a CDS encoding TonB-dependent receptor domain-containing protein, translated as MCSRCVRVVLEIGGVLIEKTFREESEGYLLPADTEARVSVGKTYRTPTFEELYTRNIFSGHAFLGNENLLPEDGISAELNLKKTSLFNERKSNLSNKLGASYNNIKDKIHNVLLDIDAGTPRTQYINISKYQSYNLMSTNNLHLPQWDFSLGASLVWISQKIETEKYKNDDRFLMNLNANASASYNIKKWNTAVSAYYKLMGKSQMWLASGDGYVIADLDPYGWLDLSVQKQFLKHKQLKSVSLIMKKDRRKCLSFSLLCVSKLREELL; from the coding sequence ATGTGTTCGAGATGTGTTCGGGTAGTGCTCGAGATCGGTGGGGTACTTATTGAAAAAACCTTTCGGGAGGAGTCCGAAGGGTACCTATTGCCTGCCGATACCGAAGCTCGTGTCTCGGTAGGTAAAACCTATCGTACCCCCACGTTTGAGGAGCTCTACACACGCAATATCTTCAGCGGACACGCTTTCTTAGGCAATGAAAACCTCCTGCCTGAGGATGGTATCTCAGCTGAGCTAAACCTAAAGAAAACAAGCCTATTTAATGAGCGAAAGAGCAATCTGAGCAACAAACTCGGCGCAAGCTATAACAACATCAAAGATAAAATACACAATGTGCTATTAGATATTGATGCTGGCACCCCCCGTACGCAGTACATCAACATCAGTAAATACCAGAGCTATAACCTAATGAGCACTAACAATCTGCACCTTCCACAGTGGGATTTCTCTCTGGGGGCTTCCTTAGTGTGGATCTCTCAAAAAATAGAAACCGAAAAGTACAAGAACGACGACCGCTTCCTGATGAACCTCAATGCCAACGCAAGCGCCTCATACAACATCAAGAAGTGGAACACTGCTGTATCGGCTTATTACAAGCTCATGGGCAAATCGCAGATGTGGCTTGCCTCAGGCGATGGCTACGTGATTGCCGACTTAGACCCCTACGGCTGGCTCGACCTCTCAGTACAAAAGCAGTTCCTAAAGCACAAGCAACTCAAAAGTGTTTCTCTCATAATGAAAAAAGACAGGCGTAAGTGCCTGTCTTTTTCATTACTGTGCGTGAGTAAGCTCAGAGAAGAGCTGCTCTAA
- a CDS encoding NAD-dependent epimerase/dehydratase family protein, with amino-acid sequence MILVTGGTGMVGSHLLFELTKERARKVRAIYRKEPSLESVKRIFTDLSADGEQQFATIEWVKADLDDIPALEVAFRDVVFVFHCAGFISYDPKDFDKLIKINVEGTATIVNLCLSFGVQKLCYVSSVASLSAAVGKVADEQNEWNPEARNSDYAISKHGGEMEVWRGSQEGLKVIIVNPSIILGRSDYNSGSGLLFKQVASESPRYTTGGSGYVDAKDVARAMVALQFSEVANERFVLNAANLTYKEIFEKIAKVLGVKAPTKPISHKALRFMARVDGFLSFLRLKKRTLTLVLADAGGEVKQYNGEKITKTIDFQYTDIDKTIEEVGKDYVKSQGLGGIND; translated from the coding sequence ATGATATTAGTAACAGGCGGAACAGGAATGGTGGGTAGCCACTTGCTTTTCGAACTTACGAAAGAGCGAGCAAGGAAGGTACGTGCTATTTACAGGAAAGAGCCTTCGCTTGAGAGTGTAAAACGTATCTTTACCGACTTATCGGCTGATGGTGAGCAGCAGTTCGCCACTATTGAGTGGGTAAAGGCAGATTTAGACGATATCCCTGCGCTGGAAGTGGCATTCAGGGATGTTGTTTTTGTTTTTCACTGTGCAGGCTTTATCTCTTATGACCCTAAGGATTTTGATAAGCTCATCAAAATCAATGTAGAAGGCACGGCAACTATTGTAAACTTGTGTCTCTCTTTTGGCGTACAGAAGTTGTGCTATGTGAGTTCGGTAGCGAGCCTATCGGCAGCAGTGGGCAAGGTAGCCGATGAGCAGAATGAGTGGAATCCAGAGGCGCGCAACAGCGACTATGCCATCAGCAAACACGGCGGTGAGATGGAGGTGTGGCGCGGTTCGCAAGAGGGCTTAAAGGTGATAATCGTAAACCCTTCAATCATCTTGGGACGCAGTGATTACAACTCAGGTTCGGGATTGTTATTCAAACAAGTAGCCTCTGAGTCCCCACGCTACACCACAGGAGGCTCTGGCTATGTAGATGCAAAAGATGTGGCACGGGCTATGGTGGCTTTGCAGTTCTCCGAGGTTGCCAACGAACGCTTTGTGCTCAATGCGGCAAACCTAACCTATAAAGAGATCTTTGAGAAGATAGCCAAAGTATTGGGAGTAAAAGCACCTACAAAGCCCATTTCGCATAAGGCATTGCGCTTTATGGCACGAGTAGATGGCTTTTTGAGTTTTCTGCGGCTTAAGAAACGCACCCTTACCCTTGTACTTGCAGATGCTGGTGGAGAGGTAAAGCAATACAACGGAGAGAAGATTACTAAGACGATTGACTTTCAGTATACTGATATCGATAAGACGATTGAGGAAGTTGGGAAGGACTACGTTAAAAGTCAGGGATTAGGAGGAATTAATGATTAA
- a CDS encoding ferritin, translated as MSKTKYTRTQTSLHPEIIDMLNEQVSKEAEASSLYLAMASWTEYNGYSRSAEFFYNHAVEERDHMMKIFRFLNENGARAYAPEVGKVEQEFKSLKEVYEKTLEHEIKVTQSIFAIFKKARQSDDYASENFLQWFVEEQLEEEKLVHSILDLFEFTTDKDSPIALKLIDERIPLENE; from the coding sequence ATGTCAAAGACAAAATACACAAGAACGCAGACCAGTCTGCACCCAGAGATTATAGATATGCTCAACGAGCAGGTGAGTAAGGAAGCTGAGGCAAGCTCTTTGTACTTAGCAATGGCTTCGTGGACGGAGTACAATGGCTATTCGCGCAGTGCTGAGTTTTTCTACAATCACGCTGTAGAGGAACGCGACCATATGATGAAGATTTTCCGTTTCCTCAACGAGAATGGTGCACGCGCTTATGCCCCTGAAGTAGGTAAGGTAGAACAGGAATTTAAGTCGCTCAAGGAGGTTTATGAGAAGACTTTGGAACACGAAATCAAGGTAACACAGTCGATCTTTGCCATCTTTAAGAAAGCGCGCCAATCCGATGACTATGCCTCTGAGAATTTTTTACAGTGGTTCGTTGAAGAGCAGCTTGAAGAAGAGAAGTTGGTACACTCAATTCTCGACTTGTTTGAGTTCACTACCGACAAAGATTCACCAATCGCATTAAAGCTCATCGACGAGCGTATTCCATTAGAAAACGAGTAA
- the gldA gene encoding gliding motility-associated ABC transporter ATP-binding subunit GldA yields MSVEVQNLTKVYGEQVAVNAINFRLEKGEITGFLGPNGAGKSTTMKMLTGALIPTSGEVRIGEVNILSQPLEAKKRIGYLPEHNPLYTEMYVREYLSFIVDLYPNVPKGRVEEVIALTGLSPESHKKIEQLSKGYRQRVGLASALLHDPEILILDEPTTGLDPNQLTEIRHIIRELGKHKTVLLSSHIMQEIQAVCDRVIVLHKGNIVLDKKMSQLQDKQQVIEVAFDLRVEERLLQQIPKIKTAENVYDFLYTLTFDTEEDMRPAVFDFASANGLKILQINHKHKDLEQLFSELTHAQ; encoded by the coding sequence ATGTCAGTAGAAGTACAGAATCTAACCAAAGTATACGGCGAACAGGTAGCCGTCAATGCCATTAACTTTCGCTTGGAGAAGGGCGAGATTACGGGCTTTTTAGGACCTAATGGCGCGGGCAAATCCACTACGATGAAAATGCTCACAGGGGCACTTATCCCTACCAGTGGAGAGGTGCGCATCGGCGAGGTGAATATCCTCAGTCAGCCCTTGGAAGCCAAAAAGCGCATTGGCTATCTGCCTGAACACAACCCTCTGTATACGGAAATGTATGTGCGCGAGTACCTTAGTTTTATAGTCGACCTCTATCCCAACGTGCCTAAGGGTAGGGTAGAGGAGGTAATTGCCCTTACGGGGTTGAGCCCTGAAAGCCATAAGAAGATTGAGCAGCTCTCCAAAGGCTACCGCCAGAGGGTAGGCTTGGCTTCGGCGCTTTTGCACGACCCCGAGATACTGATACTCGACGAACCCACCACGGGCTTAGACCCCAATCAGCTCACTGAGATACGCCATATTATACGTGAGTTGGGAAAACATAAGACAGTGTTGCTCTCTTCGCACATTATGCAGGAAATACAAGCCGTTTGCGACCGCGTGATAGTGCTTCACAAGGGTAATATCGTTTTGGATAAAAAGATGAGCCAACTGCAAGACAAGCAGCAAGTTATTGAGGTTGCTTTTGATCTTAGGGTGGAAGAAAGGCTATTGCAGCAAATCCCTAAGATTAAGACTGCTGAAAATGTATACGACTTTCTCTATACGCTTACCTTTGATACTGAGGAAGATATGCGCCCAGCAGTGTTTGACTTTGCTTCTGCCAATGGCTTAAAGATACTGCAAATAAACCACAAACACAAGGATTTAGAGCAGCTCTTCTCTGAGCTTACTCACGCACAGTAA
- a CDS encoding TIGR02117 family protein, translating into MIKKALKYLLKAVKAVVVFILTYGLLCLLLPMIRIPSEKTNEEKSIEIYITTNGAHTDIVVPTHSEYINWEEKVLPIYTKGGKAAQWLAFGWGDKGFYLNTPTWADLKFSTAVKAAFWMSESAMHCTYESDPTYELTSVAIQISPTQYKRLISYIDGRFDKDAQGRYIPITTDAVYGNDDTFYEAKGTYNFTYTCNTWANYALRAAGQQYALWTATDMGIFRHYKE; encoded by the coding sequence ATGATTAAGAAAGCGTTAAAATATCTTTTAAAGGCAGTGAAGGCAGTAGTAGTTTTTATCCTTACATACGGACTGCTGTGCTTGCTTTTGCCTATGATACGCATCCCCTCAGAGAAGACTAATGAGGAAAAGAGCATAGAGATTTACATCACTACCAATGGAGCGCATACCGATATAGTGGTGCCTACCCATAGCGAGTATATCAACTGGGAGGAGAAGGTATTACCCATCTATACCAAAGGCGGTAAAGCGGCTCAGTGGCTTGCTTTTGGTTGGGGCGACAAGGGGTTTTACCTCAATACGCCTACGTGGGCAGATTTGAAGTTTTCGACAGCAGTGAAGGCTGCTTTTTGGATGAGTGAGTCGGCAATGCACTGCACCTACGAAAGTGACCCAACATACGAACTGACCAGCGTGGCTATACAAATCAGCCCTACACAGTACAAGCGACTTATCAGCTATATTGACGGTCGCTTTGATAAAGACGCTCAGGGACGTTATATACCAATAACCACTGATGCGGTCTACGGCAATGACGACACCTTCTATGAGGCAAAGGGCACGTATAACTTCACTTATACTTGCAATACTTGGGCAAACTACGCCCTTAGGGCAGCAGGGCAACAATACGCCCTATGGACAGCCACCGATATGGGTATTTTTAGGCATTATAAAGAATAA